Proteins co-encoded in one Opitutus terrae PB90-1 genomic window:
- the hisS gene encoding histidine--tRNA ligase, which yields MATFQSLPGFREFYPDALARRNHIFRLWRQTAVAFGFAEYDAPVLEPLELYKTKSGDEIEAQLFSFTDKGGREVALRPEMTPTVCRMVGAKANALKRPIKWFSIAEYYRYERAQKGRERAFFQFNADLFAEPGPEAEIELIALLTQCLKAFGLTEQDFYIRLSDRNLWFFYLEALGLDEPRIRAVLSAVDKFEKVGDDAFKPYAEQFGPLDLALKQRVLEFLQIKTLASLEQTLAPLGGEKLAARLGDWRKLLDGLAAMGLSPFIEVDLGVVRGLAYYTGFVFEAFDRKGELRAIAGGGRYNDLVKKLGGPDLPAVGFAIGDVTLGLLLDARGLMPAFVQASDVYCVIGGAAERQAAFADVNALRAAGFKVDYPLKDVPFGKQFKLAADSGAKLALIYGPDELAKNVVKLRDLTTRTETDVPREQVQAMVRDFFSTD from the coding sequence ATGGCTACGTTTCAGTCACTGCCCGGTTTCCGGGAGTTTTATCCCGATGCGCTGGCGCGTCGGAACCATATTTTTCGGTTGTGGCGTCAGACCGCGGTCGCATTTGGCTTCGCCGAGTATGACGCGCCCGTGCTGGAGCCGCTGGAGCTCTACAAGACCAAATCAGGCGACGAGATCGAGGCGCAGCTCTTCAGCTTTACGGACAAAGGCGGGCGCGAGGTGGCTCTCCGACCCGAGATGACGCCGACGGTCTGCCGGATGGTCGGGGCTAAGGCCAATGCGCTGAAGCGGCCGATCAAATGGTTCAGCATCGCGGAATACTACCGCTACGAGCGGGCGCAAAAGGGACGCGAGCGGGCGTTTTTTCAGTTCAATGCGGATCTGTTCGCGGAGCCGGGCCCCGAGGCTGAGATCGAGCTTATCGCGCTGCTCACTCAGTGCCTGAAAGCGTTTGGGCTCACCGAACAAGACTTCTACATCCGGCTGAGCGACCGGAATCTGTGGTTCTTCTATCTAGAGGCTCTCGGGCTGGATGAGCCGCGGATTCGCGCGGTGCTCTCGGCGGTCGACAAGTTCGAGAAAGTCGGCGACGACGCCTTCAAGCCGTATGCGGAGCAATTCGGGCCACTCGATCTTGCGCTCAAGCAGCGGGTGCTGGAGTTTTTGCAGATCAAGACGCTGGCCTCACTCGAGCAGACGCTGGCGCCGCTCGGCGGGGAGAAGCTCGCGGCGCGGCTCGGCGATTGGCGGAAACTGCTCGACGGACTCGCGGCCATGGGACTGTCGCCGTTCATCGAGGTGGATCTCGGCGTGGTGCGGGGGTTGGCGTATTACACGGGCTTCGTCTTCGAAGCGTTTGATCGCAAAGGCGAACTGCGGGCGATCGCGGGCGGTGGTCGTTACAACGATCTCGTCAAAAAGCTCGGCGGTCCCGATCTGCCGGCGGTGGGGTTTGCGATCGGCGATGTCACGCTCGGACTGCTGCTCGACGCGCGCGGGCTGATGCCGGCATTCGTACAGGCCAGCGATGTTTATTGCGTGATCGGCGGCGCAGCGGAGCGGCAAGCGGCGTTTGCGGATGTCAACGCCCTGCGCGCCGCGGGTTTCAAGGTGGACTATCCGCTGAAGGACGTGCCGTTCGGGAAACAGTTCAAACTCGCCGCGGATTCGGGCGCGAAGCTGGCGCTGATCTACGGACCGGACGAGCTGGCCAAGAACGTCGTGAAACTCCGCGACCTGACGACGCGCACGGAAACGGACGTGCCGCGCGAGCAGGTGCAGGCGATGGTGCGCGACTTCTTTTCGACGGACTGA
- a CDS encoding cytidine deaminase, with protein sequence MKITPAVRRRLEKAARRAAEASYSPYSKFPVGAAVLTSSGHVFTGCNVENASYGLCNCAERTAIFSAAAAGERAIKAVAVYTPTPTATSPCGACRQVINEFGPTALVISVCDGSDRIETTLDQLLPHAFGPGNLG encoded by the coding sequence ATGAAAATCACGCCCGCTGTGCGCCGTCGTCTGGAGAAAGCCGCCCGCCGGGCCGCCGAGGCTTCTTATTCGCCCTACTCCAAGTTCCCCGTCGGCGCGGCGGTGCTCACCTCCTCCGGCCACGTGTTCACCGGCTGCAACGTCGAGAACGCCTCCTATGGGTTGTGCAACTGCGCCGAGCGCACCGCGATCTTCTCGGCGGCGGCCGCCGGCGAGCGCGCGATCAAAGCGGTGGCGGTCTACACGCCCACGCCCACGGCCACGTCGCCCTGCGGCGCGTGCCGGCAGGTCATCAATGAATTTGGCCCCACCGCGCTGGTGATCAGCGTCTGCGACGGCTCCGATCGGATCGAGACCACACTCGACCAACTGCTGCCGCACGCGTTTGGCCCCGGCAATCTCGGCTGA
- the rpoN gene encoding RNA polymerase factor sigma-54: MSGPSFSHDLRQRQTQSLVLAPQLRQSLKILQVAALDLRSVIQEELQANPTLEELPMEGESVEKPAETDAPNDTSTPGEHEDVAPPGDDSPTRDELDFTKQFEILGKIDEDWRDHFANVGGAQPFTAEDAEKRQHFFDSLVSETSLQEHLMQQVVLNDLAPPVHEALHQLIGNLDDRGYLAQSPSDIALQANLPYATVTEALKLLQSFDPPGIGSQTLADCLLAQLHAKGRGDTLAARMLRDHFELLSRRRIPELSRKLGVAADDVQAAIEEIGKLDPAPGRRFAEDSNRVVVPDVVVEKEGDEWKIHLNSDYIPRLRLSSTYRELIAKGTLSKEERDYLRERMRSGKFLIDSIEQRQRTIERITREIINAQLPFFEHGVSQLRPLTMTQIADVVGVHETTVSRAIANKYMKTPHGVFEFKYFFTTGYQAESGDSVSNTSVKEMLADLIALEDKSAPLSDQEIVAKLQEKGITLARRTVAKYREELGILPSNLRRDYK, from the coding sequence ATGAGCGGGCCCTCCTTCAGCCACGACCTTCGCCAGCGCCAGACCCAATCGCTCGTTCTGGCGCCACAGCTGCGTCAGTCCTTGAAGATCCTTCAGGTCGCCGCGCTGGATCTGCGCTCGGTCATTCAGGAGGAGTTGCAGGCGAACCCGACCCTCGAGGAACTGCCGATGGAGGGCGAGAGCGTTGAGAAACCGGCCGAGACGGATGCGCCGAATGACACCAGCACGCCCGGCGAACACGAGGACGTCGCCCCGCCCGGGGACGACAGCCCCACGCGCGACGAGCTCGATTTCACCAAGCAGTTCGAGATCCTCGGCAAGATCGACGAAGACTGGCGCGACCATTTCGCGAATGTCGGCGGCGCTCAGCCGTTCACCGCCGAGGACGCCGAGAAGCGACAGCACTTCTTCGATTCGCTCGTCAGCGAGACTTCGCTGCAGGAGCACTTGATGCAGCAGGTCGTGCTCAACGATCTCGCGCCGCCAGTGCACGAAGCCTTGCACCAGCTGATCGGTAATCTCGACGATCGCGGCTATCTGGCGCAGTCGCCCTCGGACATCGCGCTGCAAGCCAATCTGCCCTACGCAACCGTGACCGAAGCGCTGAAGCTGCTGCAGAGCTTCGATCCGCCCGGCATCGGCAGCCAGACGCTCGCCGACTGCCTGCTCGCGCAGCTCCACGCCAAGGGTCGCGGGGACACGCTCGCCGCGCGCATGCTGCGCGATCACTTCGAGCTGCTTTCGCGGCGGCGCATTCCCGAGCTCTCCCGCAAGCTCGGCGTCGCCGCCGACGACGTGCAGGCGGCCATCGAGGAAATCGGCAAGCTCGATCCCGCGCCGGGCCGCCGTTTCGCCGAGGACAGCAACCGCGTCGTCGTGCCCGATGTGGTCGTCGAGAAGGAAGGCGACGAGTGGAAAATCCATCTCAACAGCGACTACATTCCGCGGCTCCGGCTCTCCAGCACCTACCGTGAGCTGATCGCCAAGGGCACGCTCTCGAAAGAGGAACGCGATTATCTCCGCGAACGGATGCGCTCGGGCAAGTTCCTGATCGATTCGATCGAGCAACGGCAGCGCACGATCGAGCGGATCACCCGCGAGATCATCAACGCGCAGCTCCCGTTCTTCGAACACGGCGTGTCGCAGCTGCGGCCGCTGACGATGACGCAGATCGCGGACGTCGTCGGCGTGCACGAGACGACGGTCAGCCGTGCGATCGCGAACAAATACATGAAGACCCCGCACGGCGTCTTCGAATTCAAGTATTTCTTCACCACCGGCTATCAAGCGGAGAGCGGCGACTCGGTTTCGAACACCAGCGTGAAGGAGATGCTGGCCGACCTGATCGCGCTCGAGGACAAGTCCGCCCCCTTGAGCGATCAGGAGATCGTGGCGAAGCTTCAGGAAAAGGGCATCACGCTCGCACGGCGCACCGTCGCGAAATATCGCGAGGAGCTTGGCATCCTCCCGAGTAATCTGCGCCGCGACTACAAGTAG
- a CDS encoding HU family DNA-binding protein: MSTNLTKREIVLEIYKKTGFPQKQVVESVQLTLDIIQKALAEGRNVELRNFGVLEVQVRKARIGRNPNKPEAEVVIPQRAVVKFKSGKILKQQLKKLDLSKL, from the coding sequence ATGTCCACTAACCTCACAAAACGGGAGATCGTGCTGGAAATCTATAAGAAGACGGGCTTTCCGCAGAAGCAGGTAGTCGAGTCCGTTCAACTCACACTCGACATCATTCAGAAAGCGTTGGCTGAAGGCCGCAATGTCGAATTGCGCAACTTCGGCGTGCTGGAGGTCCAAGTGCGCAAGGCGCGCATCGGCCGCAACCCGAACAAGCCGGAGGCCGAAGTGGTGATCCCGCAACGGGCCGTCGTGAAATTCAAATCGGGCAAGATCCTGAAGCAGCAACTGAAGAAGCTGGACCTGAGCAAACTCTAG
- the erpA gene encoding iron-sulfur cluster insertion protein ErpA, producing the protein MITLSTRAAERVRSMQAELNAPSKKLRVFVESGGCSGLQYGMSFDEPKPDDAVVESEGVPILLDPASATYLSGSTIDFDDGLHGKGFEIKNPNAGSTCGCGKSFS; encoded by the coding sequence ATGATCACCCTCTCCACGCGAGCGGCCGAGCGTGTGCGCTCGATGCAGGCGGAACTCAACGCGCCGTCGAAAAAGCTGCGCGTGTTTGTGGAATCCGGCGGTTGCTCGGGCCTGCAATACGGAATGTCGTTCGACGAGCCGAAGCCCGATGATGCGGTCGTCGAGAGCGAAGGCGTGCCGATCCTGCTGGACCCGGCGAGCGCGACCTACCTGAGCGGCTCGACGATTGATTTCGACGACGGGCTGCACGGCAAGGGCTTCGAGATCAAAAACCCGAACGCGGGCAGCACCTGCGGCTGCGGCAAATCGTTTAGCTGA
- a CDS encoding alpha/beta hydrolase: MKAPRRRGLGLRSALALVVIYGAVTLWARSLSDSMLFLPDYGSRVEPAGAVRIDVGEGIAVSAVYLPNPAARFTVWYFHGNAEALGDLTPRLEKLRELGFAVFAVEYPGYGASGGVPTERSIYAANRAALAYLRERVHVPPEKVILYGRSVGGGPATEIAAKENVGGLVLESAFVSAYRVMTRWPLLPGDKFRNLAKLRDVRCPVLVIHGRADRVIPCWHGEALYAAARGTKQHLWIDTAGHNDLLEWAGDRYGKALQEFTGLVAAPSGHGTTAIQ; this comes from the coding sequence GTGAAAGCACCACGCCGCCGCGGGCTGGGATTGCGCAGCGCACTGGCGCTGGTCGTGATCTATGGCGCCGTGACGCTTTGGGCGCGTTCCCTTTCGGATTCGATGCTGTTTCTGCCGGACTACGGCTCACGGGTTGAGCCGGCGGGTGCCGTGCGAATCGACGTGGGGGAGGGCATCGCGGTGTCGGCCGTGTATCTGCCGAACCCGGCGGCCCGGTTCACGGTGTGGTATTTTCACGGCAATGCCGAGGCGTTGGGCGATCTGACACCGCGATTGGAAAAACTGCGGGAGCTGGGCTTCGCGGTTTTCGCGGTGGAGTATCCCGGCTACGGTGCGAGCGGCGGTGTGCCGACCGAACGTTCGATTTACGCCGCAAATCGAGCCGCGCTCGCCTATCTGCGCGAGCGGGTCCACGTTCCCCCGGAGAAGGTGATTCTCTATGGTCGGTCCGTGGGCGGGGGACCGGCGACCGAAATTGCCGCAAAGGAAAATGTGGGCGGACTGGTACTCGAGAGCGCGTTCGTGAGCGCGTATCGGGTGATGACGCGCTGGCCGCTGCTGCCAGGAGACAAGTTCAGAAACCTTGCCAAGCTGCGCGACGTGCGTTGCCCGGTGCTGGTGATACACGGTCGTGCGGACCGGGTGATTCCGTGCTGGCACGGCGAGGCGCTCTATGCGGCGGCACGCGGTACGAAGCAGCATCTCTGGATCGATACGGCCGGGCACAACGACCTGCTGGAATGGGCGGGCGATCGCTACGGAAAGGCGCTGCAGGAATTCACTGGCCTAGTGGCCGCGCCGAGCGGACACGGAACGACCGCAATCCAATAG
- a CDS encoding SatD family protein, which yields MQVMAIIGDVVASKTMASRAVFQRKLAKVLTGAGRDASGLASPYTITLGDEFQAVYRAADTLFAEVFTIMAEIHPVRARFAIGVGELATRLNPEQALGMDGPVFHQARAALTELKVDERLLRIAGAEPEAWRLANGVLNLLSHAVEGWSRNRLLVMAGLLRGRTVREIEEGMKISRVAVYKNIRTAALDDVKDVCEELGVALNRTLRER from the coding sequence ATGCAGGTGATGGCGATCATCGGCGACGTTGTCGCCTCCAAGACGATGGCGAGCCGGGCCGTTTTCCAGCGCAAGCTGGCCAAGGTGCTGACCGGCGCCGGGCGGGACGCGAGTGGACTCGCGTCGCCGTACACCATCACGCTGGGCGATGAGTTTCAGGCGGTGTATCGCGCGGCGGACACGTTGTTCGCTGAGGTGTTTACGATCATGGCGGAGATCCACCCGGTGCGCGCCCGGTTCGCCATCGGTGTCGGGGAACTGGCGACCCGGCTGAATCCCGAGCAGGCGCTGGGCATGGACGGTCCGGTGTTTCACCAGGCACGGGCGGCGCTGACCGAGCTGAAGGTGGACGAACGACTGCTGCGGATCGCCGGCGCCGAGCCGGAAGCGTGGCGACTGGCCAATGGCGTGCTGAACCTGCTCTCGCATGCGGTCGAAGGTTGGAGCCGCAACCGGCTGCTCGTGATGGCCGGATTGCTGCGGGGCCGGACGGTGCGGGAAATCGAGGAGGGGATGAAGATCTCGCGCGTGGCGGTCTATAAAAACATCCGGACCGCCGCGCTGGATGACGTGAAGGACGTTTGCGAGGAGCTCGGCGTGGCGCTGAATCGAACCCTGCGGGAGCGATGA
- a CDS encoding glycine C-acetyltransferase, with protein MVTDFLTHLRQTLADIEAAGLYKQERVLATAQQARVATAEGRAVLNFCANNYLGLANHPQIIAAAHAALDRWGYGLSSVRFICGTQQIHRELEQRLSHFLGTEETILYSSCFDANGGVFETLLGAEDAVISDELNHASIIDGIRLCKAQRYRYRNNDMSDLAAKLREANAAGARFKLIATDGVFSMDGIIANLREICALADQHHALVLVDDSHAVGFMGRTGRGTPELCGVVERVDLLTGTLGKALGGASGGYVSGRKEAIDLLRQRSRPYLFSNSLAPAIVAASIAALDLLARSTELRDRLEANTAFFRAGLTQAGLAIKPGTHPIVPVMLGDAKRAQQFAARMLERGVYVVGFFYPVVPQGAARIRTQVSAAHTREDLEFAIDAFAATKHELGL; from the coding sequence ATGGTTACCGACTTCCTCACCCATCTGCGGCAGACGCTCGCGGATATCGAAGCCGCCGGGCTCTACAAACAGGAGCGCGTGCTCGCGACCGCGCAACAGGCCCGGGTCGCGACCGCGGAGGGCCGCGCGGTGCTCAACTTCTGCGCCAACAACTATCTCGGCCTGGCGAACCATCCGCAAATCATCGCCGCGGCGCACGCGGCGCTCGATCGCTGGGGCTATGGGCTCTCCTCGGTGCGCTTCATCTGCGGCACGCAGCAGATCCACCGTGAACTCGAACAACGGCTCAGCCACTTTCTGGGCACCGAGGAAACCATCCTCTATTCGTCCTGCTTCGATGCCAACGGCGGTGTGTTCGAAACCCTGCTCGGCGCCGAGGACGCGGTCATCAGCGACGAGCTCAATCACGCCTCCATCATCGACGGCATTCGGCTGTGCAAAGCGCAGCGCTACCGGTACCGCAATAACGACATGAGCGATCTCGCGGCAAAACTCCGCGAGGCCAACGCCGCCGGCGCACGGTTCAAGCTCATTGCCACCGATGGCGTGTTCTCGATGGATGGCATCATCGCGAACCTGCGGGAGATTTGCGCGCTAGCCGACCAGCATCACGCGCTCGTCTTGGTCGACGACAGTCACGCCGTGGGCTTCATGGGCCGGACCGGTCGCGGCACGCCTGAACTTTGTGGCGTGGTGGAGCGCGTCGATTTGCTCACGGGCACACTCGGCAAGGCGCTCGGTGGCGCGAGCGGCGGCTATGTCAGCGGCCGCAAGGAAGCCATCGACCTGCTGCGGCAGCGCTCGCGGCCCTACCTGTTCTCGAACAGCCTCGCCCCCGCAATCGTCGCCGCATCGATCGCGGCGCTCGATCTGCTGGCGCGCTCGACGGAGCTGCGCGATCGGCTCGAGGCCAACACGGCGTTCTTCCGCGCCGGACTCACGCAGGCCGGGCTCGCGATCAAGCCCGGCACGCATCCGATCGTGCCCGTCATGCTCGGCGATGCGAAACGGGCGCAGCAGTTTGCCGCGCGAATGCTCGAGCGCGGCGTCTACGTGGTCGGGTTCTTTTATCCGGTGGTGCCGCAGGGCGCCGCGCGGATTCGGACCCAGGTCAGCGCCGCGCACACGCGCGAGGATCTGGAATTTGCCATCGACGCGTTCGCCGCGACCAAGCACGAGCTCGGACTGTAG
- the ubiE gene encoding bifunctional demethylmenaquinone methyltransferase/2-methoxy-6-polyprenyl-1,4-benzoquinol methylase UbiE: MPDPAAVNSMFARIARRYDVANRLLSGGADISWRKRLVQAVARSKPRDILDLATGSGDVAFALSRRFETAAQVTGMDFCQPMLDEAQKKKAAAGGRYENVTFRQGDGLALPLPDAVYDAVTIAFGLRNMADRHRSLTEMHRVLRPGGKLFVLEFSQASRWFRPLYLFYLRRVLPRLAGWVTGDRAAYEYLNNTIEQFPGREALANEILAAGFRQVTARGMTFGIVALHEATK, translated from the coding sequence ATGCCTGATCCCGCCGCCGTCAACTCCATGTTCGCCCGCATCGCGCGTCGCTACGACGTCGCGAACCGGCTGCTCAGCGGCGGTGCGGATATCTCCTGGCGCAAGCGGCTCGTACAAGCCGTGGCGCGTAGCAAGCCACGAGATATCTTGGACTTGGCCACCGGCAGCGGCGATGTGGCGTTTGCCTTGAGCCGTCGGTTTGAGACCGCCGCGCAGGTGACCGGTATGGACTTCTGCCAGCCGATGTTGGACGAAGCGCAAAAGAAGAAAGCGGCCGCGGGTGGTCGCTACGAAAACGTGACGTTTCGCCAAGGCGACGGGCTCGCGCTGCCCCTGCCCGACGCCGTTTATGACGCGGTTACCATCGCGTTCGGGCTGCGCAACATGGCCGACCGGCATCGTTCGCTAACCGAAATGCACCGCGTGCTGCGGCCGGGTGGAAAGCTGTTCGTGCTCGAGTTCTCGCAGGCCAGCCGGTGGTTTCGTCCGCTTTATCTCTTCTACCTCCGGCGCGTACTCCCGCGGCTGGCCGGCTGGGTGACGGGTGATCGCGCGGCTTACGAGTATCTGAACAACACGATCGAGCAGTTTCCCGGCCGCGAAGCACTGGCGAACGAGATCCTCGCCGCCGGGTTTCGCCAGGTGACGGCGCGCGGGATGACGTTCGGGATCGTCGCATTGCACGAAGCGACGAAATAG
- the tdh gene encoding L-threonine 3-dehydrogenase has protein sequence MRKMRAIAKLQSGPGLQLTEVPVPQPGINEVLIKIKKTSICGTDVHIYNWDAWAEKTIRPPMVIGHEFVGSIEEVGSNVHGFQRGDLVDGEGHIVCGVCRNCLAGRRHLCKDTKGVGVNRDGAFAEYLCIPASNAVHVDPSIPLDVLSCFDPLGNAVHTALQYDLVGEDVLITGAGPIGCMATAVAKQSGARQVVVTDVNPNRLALARRMGATRVVDVSQEQLPEVQRELGMKEGFDVGLEMSGNPRALADMIDNMFHGGRIALLGIMPEKAPVDWNKVVFNMLTIRGVYGREMYETWYKMTALIQSGLDISPVITHRFPFTEFQQGFELMRSGKSGKIVLDWENA, from the coding sequence ATGAGAAAAATGCGCGCGATCGCGAAGCTGCAGTCCGGCCCCGGGCTGCAGTTGACCGAAGTGCCCGTCCCCCAACCCGGCATCAACGAGGTCCTGATCAAGATCAAGAAGACCTCCATCTGCGGGACCGATGTGCACATCTACAATTGGGACGCGTGGGCCGAGAAAACCATCCGCCCGCCAATGGTCATCGGGCACGAATTCGTCGGCAGCATCGAGGAGGTCGGCAGCAACGTGCACGGCTTCCAACGCGGCGATCTAGTCGACGGCGAAGGCCACATCGTGTGTGGCGTCTGCCGCAACTGCCTCGCCGGTCGCCGGCACCTCTGTAAGGACACCAAGGGCGTCGGCGTGAATCGCGACGGCGCGTTCGCCGAATATCTCTGCATCCCGGCGAGCAACGCTGTGCACGTGGATCCCTCGATCCCGCTGGACGTGCTCTCGTGCTTCGATCCGCTCGGCAACGCCGTGCATACGGCGCTGCAGTATGATCTCGTGGGCGAGGACGTCCTCATCACCGGCGCCGGTCCCATCGGCTGCATGGCCACTGCCGTCGCGAAACAATCCGGTGCACGCCAGGTCGTCGTCACCGATGTGAATCCGAACCGGCTGGCGCTGGCGCGTCGCATGGGCGCGACGCGCGTGGTCGATGTTTCTCAGGAGCAGCTGCCTGAGGTGCAGCGCGAGCTCGGCATGAAGGAGGGCTTCGACGTTGGCCTCGAGATGTCCGGCAATCCGCGCGCGCTCGCGGACATGATCGACAACATGTTTCACGGCGGCCGCATCGCGCTGCTCGGCATCATGCCCGAGAAAGCCCCGGTCGACTGGAACAAGGTCGTCTTCAACATGCTCACGATCCGCGGGGTCTACGGCCGCGAAATGTATGAGACGTGGTATAAGATGACGGCGCTGATCCAGAGTGGACTCGATATCTCGCCGGTCATCACGCACCGATTTCCCTTCACCGAGTTTCAGCAGGGATTCGAGCTGATGCGCTCGGGCAAGAGCGGCAAGATCGTGCTCGATTGGGAAAACGCCTGA
- a CDS encoding serine/threonine protein kinase: protein MSALKHIFNEIHYEMVRKIADGGMGVVYEAEQLGAGRFRKVVAVKLIREEYSAIEEFQRNFIGEARLVADLIHTNIVQTYHLGQVGGQYFMVMEYVRGVNLEQFIDRHRTVGRMVPIDIGAFIISRIARGLAYAHQKCDRESRHLNIVHRDIGPKNIMMAYEGDVKLTDFGIAKALDLMYNEEGKVIAGKDEYLSPEQANYAVTDSRADLFALGILLTEVLLGRNIFRAPERLQSRRNILTMSIPRFSTLRPEIDGRLEAIIQKALQRDRDKRYQTAFEMLNDLELYLYSDRYGPTNEKLGTYLKDLFGVIDPLPAPVGASAAAVAPASVEPVPAPPRVSLS, encoded by the coding sequence GTGAGCGCGCTTAAGCACATTTTCAACGAGATCCATTACGAGATGGTGCGCAAGATCGCCGACGGCGGCATGGGCGTGGTCTACGAAGCGGAACAGCTCGGCGCCGGCCGCTTCCGCAAGGTCGTCGCCGTGAAGTTGATTCGCGAAGAGTATTCCGCGATCGAGGAGTTTCAGCGCAACTTCATCGGCGAGGCGCGGCTGGTGGCCGATTTGATCCACACCAACATCGTGCAGACCTACCATCTCGGTCAGGTCGGCGGACAGTATTTCATGGTGATGGAGTATGTGCGCGGCGTGAATCTCGAGCAGTTCATCGACCGGCACCGCACCGTCGGACGAATGGTCCCGATCGACATCGGCGCTTTTATCATTTCGCGCATCGCGCGGGGCCTCGCCTACGCGCACCAGAAGTGCGACCGCGAGAGCCGGCACCTCAATATCGTTCACCGGGACATCGGCCCGAAGAACATCATGATGGCCTACGAAGGCGACGTGAAGCTCACCGACTTCGGCATCGCGAAGGCCTTGGACCTGATGTACAACGAGGAAGGCAAGGTCATCGCGGGCAAGGACGAGTATCTCTCGCCGGAACAGGCGAACTACGCGGTGACGGATTCCCGCGCCGATCTGTTCGCGCTGGGCATCCTGCTGACCGAGGTGCTGCTCGGCCGGAACATCTTCCGCGCGCCCGAGCGGCTGCAGTCGCGCCGCAATATTTTGACGATGTCGATCCCGCGTTTCTCCACGCTGCGACCGGAAATCGATGGACGGCTCGAAGCGATCATTCAGAAGGCCCTGCAGCGCGACCGCGACAAGCGCTATCAGACGGCCTTCGAAATGCTGAACGATCTCGAGCTTTACCTTTACAGTGATCGCTACGGCCCAACGAATGAGAAACTGGGAACCTACCTGAAAGACCTGTTCGGCGTGATCGATCCGCTGCCCGCACCCGTGGGGGCGAGCGCCGCCGCGGTCGCACCCGCGTCCGTCGAACCTGTTCCCGCTCCTCCTCGCGTTTCTCTCTCATGA
- a CDS encoding methylated-DNA--[protein]-cysteine S-methyltransferase, translated as MGRTTFTTEFGCCAIAWSDQVLTGFELPEAQPAAADVAPPPEIAAIIARVQRHLSGDLQDFSRLPFDFHLVPAFNADVLQATLQVKPGQTCSYGEIAARLGYPPATSRAVGAALGVNRWPLLIPCHRIVGADGRMTGFSGPGGVKQKLRLLALEGAQLLAE; from the coding sequence ATGGGCCGCACCACCTTCACCACCGAGTTCGGATGCTGCGCGATCGCGTGGAGCGACCAGGTGTTGACGGGGTTTGAGCTGCCGGAGGCACAACCTGCGGCCGCCGACGTAGCGCCGCCCCCGGAGATCGCGGCGATCATCGCGCGCGTGCAGCGGCATCTCTCCGGCGACCTCCAGGATTTCTCGCGGCTGCCTTTCGACTTTCATCTCGTGCCGGCCTTCAACGCCGACGTGTTGCAGGCGACGCTGCAGGTGAAACCCGGACAGACCTGCAGCTATGGCGAAATCGCCGCGCGACTCGGCTATCCGCCGGCCACCAGCCGTGCGGTCGGTGCCGCACTCGGCGTGAATCGCTGGCCCTTGCTCATTCCCTGCCATCGGATCGTGGGCGCCGACGGACGGATGACTGGGTTTTCCGGTCCCGGCGGCGTCAAGCAGAAGCTGCGGCTGCTCGCGCTCGAGGGCGCCCAGCTCCTCGCGGAATAG